The Ktedonobacterales bacterium genome has a segment encoding these proteins:
- a CDS encoding PadR family transcriptional regulator, which produces MFGRWHFRDERPAFAWGSGYQYGSEEGWQPWARHERPPFAPPWARHGHFPFGPSWEGHGHPPFGPPFGRGIWRMARHFPFGPGRGALGERFMGRGDLKYVLLSLLRERPMHGYEMMKQLEEQASGFYTPSAGAIYPTLQLMEDRGWVTSQVVDGKKIYTITDAGRQELEAQNQRAQSFGGPFGWGGLHHGHGGPFGRQAQPELAALRREGMEVARLLMASVRASGGDPEKLARLRAIIEGTRNNLQEFLGQAPSGPGGGTAAPTGGTVEEG; this is translated from the coding sequence ATGTTTGGCCGATGGCATTTTAGAGATGAGCGTCCGGCGTTTGCCTGGGGCAGCGGATACCAGTATGGCTCGGAAGAGGGCTGGCAGCCGTGGGCGCGGCATGAGCGCCCGCCGTTTGCCCCGCCCTGGGCGCGGCATGGGCATTTTCCCTTTGGCCCATCCTGGGAAGGGCATGGACATCCCCCCTTTGGCCCGCCGTTTGGCCGGGGTATCTGGCGGATGGCCCGCCATTTCCCCTTTGGCCCTGGTCGGGGGGCACTGGGGGAGCGCTTTATGGGGCGTGGTGATCTCAAGTACGTGCTGCTCTCGCTGCTGCGAGAGCGACCTATGCACGGCTACGAGATGATGAAGCAGTTGGAAGAGCAGGCCAGCGGGTTTTACACCCCCAGTGCTGGCGCGATCTATCCAACCTTGCAGTTGATGGAAGATCGCGGCTGGGTGACGAGCCAGGTCGTGGATGGGAAAAAGATTTATACCATTACCGACGCGGGCCGTCAGGAGCTTGAGGCGCAGAACCAGCGCGCTCAGTCGTTCGGTGGGCCATTCGGCTGGGGCGGCCTTCATCATGGTCACGGCGGCCCCTTCGGGCGCCAGGCGCAGCCGGAACTGGCGGCGCTGCGGCGGGAAGGCATGGAGGTAGCGCGGCTGTTGATGGCTTCGGTGCGGGCGTCGGGCGGCGATCCTGAGAAGCTGGCGCGTCTGCGGGCGATTATCGAGGGGACGCGCAACAACCTGCAAGAGTTTCTGGGCCAGGCTCCGTCAGGCCCAGGCGGGGGAACGGCTGCCCCCACAGGTGGAACGGTGGAAGAAGGCTGA
- a CDS encoding R2-like ligand-binding oxidase codes for MASITTKREGYATISTRGLDFSSVPMRLFQKAKKLGTWDPFDIDLTRDKADWPTLDELHYENILSLSTLFQAGEEAVTLDLLPLVMRVSHNGWLEDEIYLTSFLWEEAKHTEFFRRWFTEVPQVDYDLHDYLGPNYRTIFFEELPAAMNRLLSDDSPEALVNALVTYNMVVEGTLAETGYWSYARMLERDRYLPGLAQGIRLIQRDESRHIRFGIYMLQRLVNANPALWDTLQAKMFELLPIAIGLTTDNRERFEDRFGEGNELIPPEETQEYLSTQFQKRMHALERARQQTREELEQEVAAEIEQDEADQASAPA; via the coding sequence ATGGCGAGCATTACCACCAAACGCGAAGGCTATGCAACCATTTCCACGCGCGGATTAGACTTTTCCAGTGTGCCCATGCGGCTCTTCCAGAAGGCCAAAAAGCTGGGAACCTGGGATCCCTTCGACATTGATCTGACCAGAGACAAGGCCGACTGGCCCACCCTCGATGAACTGCATTATGAGAACATCCTCTCGCTCAGCACGCTTTTTCAGGCGGGCGAAGAGGCCGTCACCCTCGACCTGCTGCCGCTGGTGATGCGCGTCTCTCATAATGGCTGGCTGGAAGACGAAATCTACCTGACCTCCTTCCTTTGGGAAGAGGCCAAGCACACCGAGTTCTTCCGCCGCTGGTTCACAGAAGTACCCCAGGTAGATTATGACCTGCACGACTACCTTGGCCCCAACTATCGGACCATCTTCTTCGAGGAATTGCCCGCCGCCATGAACCGCCTGCTGAGTGACGACTCGCCGGAGGCGCTGGTCAACGCGCTGGTGACGTATAACATGGTTGTGGAGGGTACGCTGGCCGAAACCGGCTATTGGAGCTACGCCCGCATGCTGGAACGTGACCGCTACTTGCCCGGACTGGCCCAGGGCATCCGGCTCATCCAGCGCGACGAGAGCCGCCATATTCGCTTCGGCATCTATATGCTACAGCGGCTGGTCAACGCCAACCCGGCCCTGTGGGACACCCTCCAGGCGAAAATGTTCGAGCTGCTCCCTATTGCTATCGGCCTCACCACCGATAACAGGGAACGCTTTGAGGATCGCTTCGGCGAGGGCAACGAACTGATTCCCCCCGAAGAAACCCAGGAGTATCTCTCCACCCAGTTCCAGAAGCGCATGCACGCCCTGGAACGCGCCAGACAGCAGACGCGCGAAGAACTGGAGCAGGAAGTGGCCGCTGAAATCGAGCAGGACGAGGCCGATCAGGCTTCCGCGCCAGCCTAG
- a CDS encoding AMP-binding protein, whose product MTSPYPASSFVPPVAWESAAPDIAWRPSPAYLERSRLLRFLRAQGISDYPELMRRSAQDPAWFWDAVCNDLELEWYRPYEQVMDASRGVAWTTWFKGGRFNYVHNALDKHALSSRRDQPAVIWEGETGDTRTLTYAQLAIETNRLAHALRHMGVGRGDRVGVYLPMIPAVVIATFACSKIGAIYTPIFSGYAAGAVASRLEGCDAKLLITANGFHRRGAHIDMKAVADEAANACPSVEHVLVYQHTQQPPAAWHAGRDLWWHEAIAGQSDDYATEQMDPEDPYMIIYTSGTTGKPKGTVHVHGGFPIKGAQDMAHCFDAQARDRFCWMTDIGWMMGPWVISSSLILGGTVFLYDGAPNYPNADRIWEMVARHRITHLGVSPTLIRALMPAGDDLPERHDLSSLFLLGSSGEPWTPEAWHWLFERVGKRARPIINYSGGTEISGGIVGCTTIQPLKPCAFSGAIPGVAADVVDEQGQPVRGSVGELIVRAANPGMTRGFWGDSQRYLDTYWSRLPDTWVHGDWAEIDADGFWYIRGRSDDTIKVAGKRLGPAEAEAAACAHPAVAQAAAIGLPHEIKGEELVIFAVLRPEFAPGEKLSVEVAEQVGHELGKALRPTEVYFVSDLPRTRSGKIMRRTIRAIIQAKDPGDLSSLENPAALEEIRRLR is encoded by the coding sequence ATGACCAGCCCGTACCCCGCTTCATCTTTCGTTCCGCCCGTCGCCTGGGAAAGCGCCGCGCCCGACATCGCCTGGCGGCCCAGCCCGGCCTATTTGGAGCGCAGCAGACTCCTGCGCTTCCTGCGCGCCCAGGGCATCAGCGACTATCCCGAACTGATGCGTCGCTCGGCTCAAGACCCGGCCTGGTTCTGGGATGCCGTCTGCAACGACCTGGAACTCGAATGGTATCGCCCCTACGAGCAGGTCATGGATGCCTCGCGCGGTGTCGCCTGGACGACGTGGTTCAAGGGCGGGCGCTTCAACTACGTCCACAACGCGCTGGACAAACACGCCCTCTCCTCTCGACGCGATCAGCCCGCCGTCATCTGGGAAGGCGAAACCGGCGACACGCGCACGCTGACCTACGCCCAGCTTGCCATCGAAACGAACCGTCTGGCGCACGCGCTGCGCCACATGGGCGTGGGGCGCGGTGATCGCGTCGGCGTCTATCTGCCGATGATTCCCGCCGTCGTCATTGCCACCTTCGCCTGCTCCAAAATTGGCGCGATCTACACGCCCATCTTCTCCGGCTACGCCGCCGGGGCCGTCGCTTCCCGGCTGGAAGGCTGCGACGCCAAACTGCTCATCACCGCCAACGGCTTTCATCGGCGCGGCGCGCACATTGACATGAAGGCTGTGGCCGACGAAGCCGCCAACGCCTGCCCCAGCGTCGAGCATGTCCTCGTCTATCAGCATACCCAGCAGCCGCCTGCCGCCTGGCACGCGGGGCGCGATCTCTGGTGGCACGAAGCCATCGCAGGGCAGAGCGACGACTACGCCACCGAGCAGATGGACCCCGAAGACCCGTACATGATTATCTACACCTCCGGTACAACGGGTAAGCCCAAGGGGACCGTACATGTGCATGGCGGCTTCCCCATCAAGGGCGCGCAGGACATGGCCCACTGCTTCGACGCCCAGGCCAGAGACCGCTTCTGCTGGATGACCGACATCGGCTGGATGATGGGTCCGTGGGTCATCAGTAGTTCGCTCATCCTGGGCGGCACAGTCTTCCTCTACGATGGCGCGCCCAACTATCCCAACGCTGACCGTATCTGGGAGATGGTTGCTCGCCACCGTATCACCCATCTAGGCGTCTCGCCCACCTTGATTCGCGCGCTGATGCCCGCTGGCGATGATCTGCCTGAGCGACACGACCTCAGTTCGCTCTTCCTGCTTGGCTCCAGCGGCGAACCCTGGACGCCCGAAGCCTGGCACTGGCTCTTCGAGCGTGTCGGCAAGAGGGCGCGGCCCATCATCAACTATTCCGGCGGTACCGAGATTTCCGGCGGCATCGTCGGCTGCACCACCATTCAGCCACTCAAGCCCTGCGCCTTTTCCGGCGCGATACCAGGCGTGGCCGCCGATGTCGTTGATGAGCAGGGGCAGCCGGTGCGCGGCAGTGTTGGCGAATTGATCGTGCGCGCCGCCAATCCAGGCATGACACGCGGCTTCTGGGGCGATTCGCAGCGTTATCTCGATACCTACTGGTCGCGCCTGCCGGATACCTGGGTGCATGGCGATTGGGCCGAGATTGACGCCGACGGCTTCTGGTACATTCGAGGCCGCTCCGACGATACCATCAAGGTGGCGGGCAAACGCCTGGGGCCAGCCGAAGCCGAAGCCGCCGCCTGCGCACATCCAGCCGTCGCCCAGGCCGCCGCGATTGGCCTGCCCCATGAAATCAAAGGCGAAGAACTCGTGATCTTCGCAGTCCTGCGCCCGGAGTTCGCACCAGGCGAGAAGCTGAGCGTCGAAGTTGCTGAGCAGGTGGGCCACGAGTTGGGCAAGGCGCTGCGCCCCACCGAGGTATATTTCGTCAGCGACCTGCCACGCACACGCAGCGGCAAGATTATGCGCCGCACCATCCGCGCTATCATCCAGGCCAAAGACCCCGGCGACCTCTCCTCTCTGGAGAACCCTGCTGCGCTCGAAGAGATCAGGCGCTTGCGCTGA
- a CDS encoding ABC transporter ATP-binding protein — protein sequence MLVVQNIEVTYHNVITAVRGVSLEVPDSGVVALLGANGAGKTTILRAIAGMLRFHSARLTRGSITFDGKRIDHLNATQIVRHGIAQVLEGRRLFADLTVEENLHTGALATSNAAAERRAYDRVMDLFPALRERRRLAAGYLSGGEQQMLAIGRGLMANPKLLLLDEPSLGLAPFMVQQIRNIIAEISASGTSVLLVEQNAQMALSIAHSGYVIETGKVALAQSAAQLLQDESVRKFYLGLHEGEELSGFAQLRQRRPERSWAL from the coding sequence ATGCTGGTTGTCCAGAATATCGAGGTCACGTATCACAACGTCATTACCGCAGTGCGCGGGGTCTCGCTGGAAGTCCCCGACAGCGGCGTGGTTGCGTTGCTGGGGGCGAATGGCGCAGGCAAAACGACCATCCTGCGGGCCATCGCCGGGATGCTGCGCTTCCACAGCGCGCGCCTGACACGCGGCTCCATCACCTTCGATGGCAAACGCATTGATCACCTGAACGCCACGCAGATTGTCCGGCACGGTATCGCCCAGGTGCTGGAAGGCCGCCGCCTCTTCGCTGACCTGACTGTCGAAGAAAATCTGCACACGGGCGCGCTGGCGACCAGTAACGCTGCCGCAGAGCGGCGGGCCTATGATCGGGTGATGGACCTTTTTCCGGCGCTGCGGGAGCGCCGCCGCCTGGCGGCTGGCTATCTCTCCGGTGGCGAACAGCAGATGCTTGCCATCGGGCGAGGGCTGATGGCGAATCCGAAACTGCTATTATTAGATGAACCCTCGCTGGGCCTGGCGCCTTTCATGGTCCAGCAAATCCGCAACATCATCGCCGAAATTAGCGCCAGCGGTACCTCTGTGCTGCTGGTGGAGCAAAACGCGCAGATGGCGCTCTCCATCGCTCACTCAGGGTACGTCATTGAAACCGGCAAGGTGGCGCTGGCGCAGTCTGCTGCCCAACTCTTACAAGATGAGAGCGTGCGTAAGTTCTACCTTGGCCTGCACGAAGGCGAAGAACTGAGTGGCTTCGCCCAGCTACGCCAGCGCCGACCAGAGAGGAGTTGGGCATTATGA
- a CDS encoding alpha/beta hydrolase, translating into MLETLPPGEVSGNFPAAPALQEGVVSVRGYRMAYVVGGAGEPIVFLHGLGHASSVWSGVLPHLARRFRVFAVDMLGCGRSDKPRIDYSLGALAGYTRSFMDAVGIERAHLVGHSLGGGVAMHATWHYPERVNRLALVSSGGLGRELRPLLRLATLPGASLALACSTSPAWSWVVVRVRFRKLAARLARENIGMWARLGRADDRRVFLHMLRSVCNITGQTVSAVERLPEVKHPVLLIWGERDTTIPPAHARRAAALIRNCQLQILPGCKHYPPLEQPEVVAPLLEQFLLAPAGLSAAVGVAGLERADHRKTLMDEGGELATGLA; encoded by the coding sequence ATGCTTGAGACGCTTCCCCCTGGCGAAGTGTCAGGCAATTTTCCCGCCGCGCCCGCGTTGCAAGAGGGCGTGGTTTCGGTTCGCGGCTATCGGATGGCCTACGTAGTGGGCGGCGCGGGCGAGCCAATCGTCTTTTTACACGGGCTGGGCCATGCCTCCAGCGTCTGGTCTGGCGTTTTGCCGCATCTGGCGCGGCGCTTTCGCGTCTTTGCCGTTGACATGCTGGGCTGTGGGCGCTCGGACAAGCCACGCATTGATTATAGCCTGGGGGCGCTGGCAGGCTATACGCGCTCTTTTATGGACGCCGTGGGCATCGAGCGAGCGCATCTGGTCGGGCATTCGCTGGGCGGCGGCGTCGCCATGCACGCGACCTGGCACTATCCAGAGCGCGTCAACCGGCTGGCCCTGGTGTCAAGCGGCGGGCTGGGGCGCGAACTGCGCCCGCTCTTGCGACTGGCGACTCTGCCAGGGGCTTCGCTGGCCCTGGCCTGCTCCACCTCTCCGGCGTGGTCGTGGGTCGTAGTGCGCGTCAGGTTTCGTAAGCTGGCGGCGCGGCTGGCGCGCGAGAACATCGGCATGTGGGCCAGGCTGGGGCGTGCCGATGATCGCCGGGTCTTTCTCCACATGCTGCGCAGCGTGTGCAACATTACCGGACAGACGGTGAGCGCGGTGGAGCGGCTGCCAGAGGTGAAACACCCCGTCTTATTGATCTGGGGCGAGCGCGACACAACGATTCCACCAGCGCATGCCCGCCGGGCCGCCGCGCTGATTCGCAACTGCCAGCTTCAGATTCTCCCCGGCTGCAAACATTATCCCCCGCTGGAGCAGCCAGAGGTGGTGGCTCCGCTGCTGGAGCAGTTTCTGCTCGCGCCAGCTGGCCTGAGCGCGGCGGTTGGGGTGGCAGGGCTAGAGCGCGCCGATCATCGGAAGACGCTGATGGATGAAGGCGGTGAACTGGCGACGGGCCTGGCTTAG
- a CDS encoding ABC transporter ATP-binding protein — protein MSDPSPDDLKTQATTGNGPPLLSVEGLTVRFAGLTALSEVSFEVKPGELYAVIGPNGAGKTSLFNVLSRVYQPAAGRITFDDRDLLRLKTHQVAREGIARTFQSLGQFPLHTVLDYLLLGRHTRMRSGVLLGGIYFGPTRSEEKQNRAYCLKLMSLLGLARYQSHPLGSLPFGLQKRADLARALAMQPRLLLLDEPVAGMGLEESEDIAAAILDIKEQLGITQVLVEHDMAMVMGIADRVLVLDFGRVIAEGLPADIQTNPEVIKAYLGEGGEQPANAPASAETSREQ, from the coding sequence ATGAGCGACCCCTCCCCCGATGATCTGAAAACGCAGGCCACGACTGGGAATGGGCCGCCCCTGCTTTCCGTTGAGGGTCTCACGGTACGCTTTGCGGGCCTCACCGCGCTCTCGGAGGTCTCCTTCGAGGTAAAACCAGGCGAATTGTACGCCGTGATCGGCCCCAATGGCGCGGGCAAAACGTCGCTGTTCAACGTCCTGTCGCGGGTCTATCAGCCTGCCGCTGGGCGCATCACCTTCGATGACCGCGATTTGCTGCGCCTGAAAACGCACCAGGTCGCCCGCGAAGGCATCGCCCGCACCTTCCAGAGCCTGGGGCAGTTCCCGCTTCACACCGTTCTCGACTATCTGCTGCTGGGCCGCCACACGCGGATGCGCAGCGGCGTGCTGCTTGGCGGCATTTATTTTGGCCCAACGCGCAGCGAAGAAAAGCAGAACCGCGCCTATTGCCTCAAGCTCATGAGCCTGCTCGGCCTCGCGCGCTACCAGAGCCACCCACTGGGCAGCCTGCCCTTTGGCCTGCAAAAGCGCGCCGACCTGGCGCGGGCGCTGGCAATGCAACCCAGGCTGCTGCTGTTGGATGAGCCAGTGGCTGGCATGGGCCTGGAAGAGAGCGAAGACATTGCTGCCGCCATTCTCGATATTAAAGAGCAGCTTGGCATCACCCAGGTTCTGGTCGAGCATGATATGGCGATGGTGATGGGCATCGCCGACCGCGTGCTGGTGCTGGATTTTGGACGAGTGATCGCCGAGGGTCTGCCAGCCGATATTCAGACCAACCCGGAGGTGATTAAAGCCTATCTAGGCGAAGGCGGAGAGCAGCCAGCAAACGCTCCTGCCTCAGCCGAAACCAGCCGCGAACAATGA
- a CDS encoding thioredoxin family protein, whose amino-acid sequence MLDSLLRVGVLALVSLALWLIIWSGRRFVESRRRAVLSGAPGDLPSVPGREDASSAPVQILNFSSPDCSQCFRLQEPALRRLLEARQDAVTVLHVDAPSTPELTRRYQVLTVPTTVVLDATGQARAVNFGFASTERLLEQVDAVLAEGDPEDVTPLVEPAAFPSP is encoded by the coding sequence ATGCTCGATTCCTTGCTGCGTGTAGGCGTGCTGGCACTGGTCAGCCTGGCGCTCTGGCTGATCATCTGGTCTGGCCGACGCTTTGTGGAGTCCAGACGCCGGGCGGTGCTGAGCGGAGCGCCTGGCGATCTGCCTTCCGTCCCTGGCCGGGAGGATGCTTCGAGCGCGCCTGTGCAAATCCTGAACTTCAGCAGCCCCGATTGCTCGCAGTGTTTCCGGCTGCAAGAGCCTGCCCTGCGCCGCCTGTTGGAAGCCCGCCAGGACGCCGTGACCGTCCTGCATGTGGACGCTCCCAGCACCCCGGAATTGACCAGGCGCTATCAGGTTCTCACAGTGCCTACGACGGTTGTGCTGGACGCGACAGGGCAGGCGCGGGCGGTGAACTTTGGCTTCGCCTCTACTGAGCGTCTGCTGGAGCAGGTAGATGCTGTCCTGGCTGAAGGCGATCCAGAGGATGTGACGCCGCTCGTAGAGCCAGCCGCTTTTCCATCGCCCTGA
- a CDS encoding glycoside hydrolase family 15 protein: MTTLPTTNPPIGRHTIRLQGEPRLFVLDAGALLDSGPRAAGEHALRKLALLAESESAQVVIRGASTSVQQSLAQTLAAQGSRLSPRYAAPEEPLETLLARLGVSANETLFFLATDTPPPAGSHAFYVGSGEPPSAGAVASRMPGPQGTDALLALYGTALTQEKAGMAFRAASQGASGPLTGMFDDGLFRGLIKSYGRAAGEARTTMPAPELDGELLRGLASKTDARVLRNTLPNGAIVASPAKGEQPGEPNYWFVWQRDAGHTLRSLIAWSRTSPFGLPPEPTQRAIQGYLSFLARCQASGDLGASRYTVEGQPITGYGNPQLDGPAIGVLAMTSLPDPRPVYAQIRAALIYLLTPEGQGPCYDAWEFVYGRILNALLLKRKAFRAGARLAMVLTEQADMRRYQEEQARLEAEIEGFLDPQRGYLVSSRDPADPWLAELSGLDAATLGALLTCWDANDDFLNLTHPAVMGTALALEDAFAPLYAVNRAWLAAGHQGMGWGRFPEDANDGLGSTGGNPWPLTTLWAAQYCYLLAEKLATGGPFIVTDERQVRYFNRLVGDESARVGEQLPQEAILTDMLPALRRRGDGYAQFVLAHQPSDGSVTEQINRDSGQPQGARDLTWAMSELLNTLAMRG; encoded by the coding sequence ATGACCACACTCCCTACCACCAATCCGCCGATTGGCCGTCATACCATACGATTGCAGGGCGAGCCGCGCCTGTTCGTGTTGGACGCCGGGGCGCTGCTGGACAGCGGCCCGCGAGCCGCAGGCGAGCATGCGCTGCGTAAGCTGGCCCTGCTGGCCGAAAGCGAATCAGCGCAGGTCGTGATACGCGGCGCGAGCACCAGTGTGCAGCAGAGCCTGGCTCAGACGCTGGCCGCGCAGGGTTCGCGCCTCTCGCCGCGCTACGCCGCGCCAGAAGAGCCGCTGGAGACGCTGCTGGCGCGCCTGGGCGTCTCCGCGAACGAAACGCTGTTCTTTCTGGCGACAGACACGCCGCCGCCTGCCGGAAGCCACGCCTTTTATGTAGGCAGCGGCGAGCCACCCTCCGCAGGGGCAGTAGCCTCGCGTATGCCGGGGCCGCAAGGCACAGACGCGCTGCTGGCGCTCTATGGAACCGCGCTAACCCAGGAGAAAGCCGGAATGGCCTTTCGTGCCGCGTCCCAAGGGGCATCGGGACCGCTCACGGGCATGTTTGATGATGGCCTGTTCCGGGGGCTGATCAAGTCCTATGGACGGGCTGCTGGCGAGGCGCGAACCACCATGCCAGCACCAGAACTGGACGGCGAACTGCTGCGCGGCCTGGCGAGCAAAACAGATGCCCGCGTGCTGCGCAATACCCTGCCCAATGGGGCCATTGTCGCTTCGCCCGCGAAAGGCGAACAGCCCGGTGAGCCGAACTACTGGTTTGTCTGGCAGCGCGACGCCGGACATACCCTGCGGAGTCTGATCGCGTGGTCACGCACTTCGCCGTTTGGCCTGCCGCCAGAGCCGACACAGCGGGCTATCCAGGGCTATCTCAGCTTTCTCGCTCGCTGCCAGGCATCAGGTGATCTGGGCGCCAGCCGCTATACCGTCGAGGGGCAGCCCATCACCGGCTATGGCAACCCGCAGCTAGACGGCCCGGCCATTGGCGTGCTGGCAATGACCAGTCTGCCAGATCCCCGGCCCGTCTACGCGCAGATTCGCGCCGCGCTCATCTATCTGCTGACACCGGAGGGCCAGGGGCCATGTTATGACGCCTGGGAGTTCGTGTATGGGCGCATCTTGAACGCTCTACTGCTCAAGCGCAAAGCGTTTCGTGCGGGGGCGCGGCTGGCAATGGTTCTCACCGAGCAAGCGGATATGCGCCGCTACCAAGAGGAACAGGCGCGCCTCGAAGCGGAGATCGAAGGGTTTCTCGACCCGCAGCGCGGCTATCTGGTTAGCAGCCGCGATCCTGCCGACCCCTGGCTGGCGGAGTTGAGCGGGCTGGACGCGGCAACCCTGGGCGCTCTGCTGACCTGCTGGGACGCTAACGACGATTTCTTGAACCTGACGCATCCGGCGGTGATGGGGACGGCGCTGGCGTTAGAAGACGCCTTCGCCCCGCTGTACGCGGTCAATCGGGCCTGGCTGGCGGCTGGGCATCAGGGTATGGGCTGGGGCCGCTTCCCGGAGGATGCCAACGATGGGCTAGGTTCCACGGGCGGCAACCCCTGGCCGCTGACGACGCTCTGGGCGGCGCAGTATTGCTATCTGCTGGCAGAAAAGCTGGCGACAGGCGGGCCTTTCATCGTGACGGATGAGCGCCAGGTACGGTATTTCAATCGCCTGGTCGGCGATGAGTCTGCCCGGGTGGGCGAGCAGCTTCCCCAGGAGGCGATACTAACAGATATGCTTCCGGCGCTGCGCAGGCGCGGCGATGGGTACGCGCAGTTCGTGCTGGCGCATCAGCCATCAGACGGCTCCGTCACCGAGCAAATCAACCGCGACAGCGGCCAGCCCCAGGGCGCGCGCGATCTGACCTGGGCCATGTCCGAACTGCTCAACACACTGGCGATGAGAGGGTGA
- a CDS encoding DUF4395 domain-containing protein — MEAVSAASTTVPRLDAHLLKFSQACVVLLSALAFLLNQPLIALITAIILALSAAVPAVGPFRLLYRWVVRPLNLLKPRMVEDDPAPHRFAQGVGAAFLLAASFLLLLAQASVAGWTLDLIVFFLAALNLTVGFCAGCFVYYHLGRLGLMPRVRYSGGFRWRGA, encoded by the coding sequence ATGGAGGCTGTTTCTGCGGCGTCCACCACTGTTCCACGCCTGGATGCCCATCTTCTCAAGTTTTCACAAGCCTGCGTTGTGCTGCTGTCGGCGCTCGCGTTCTTGCTCAATCAGCCGCTCATCGCGTTAATTACGGCTATCATCCTGGCGCTGAGCGCGGCGGTTCCGGCTGTCGGGCCGTTTCGACTTCTGTATCGCTGGGTCGTGCGCCCACTCAACCTGTTGAAGCCACGTATGGTGGAAGATGATCCTGCTCCCCATCGCTTCGCGCAGGGCGTCGGGGCGGCGTTTCTGCTGGCCGCCAGCTTTCTCCTCTTGCTGGCGCAAGCGTCCGTCGCTGGCTGGACCCTCGATCTCATCGTGTTCTTCCTGGCCGCTCTCAACCTGACGGTGGGGTTTTGCGCGGGCTGCTTCGTCTATTATCACCTGGGACGGCTGGGCCTGATGCCCCGCGTGCGCTACAGCGGAGGGTTCCGCTGGCGGGGAGCCTGA
- a CDS encoding SRPBCC family protein, translating into MQTSTGERAATGVIAFDHSIEIPAPASEVYRRWTDFVRFPEFMDNVQEVRPLGGGRYHWVARILGAKREWDAEVTDQLENHHISWRSTDGAPNKGTVTLQPLPNNRTKVGLRMEYTPPGGIVGHQLDKLTRSTQREVKKDLENFRRVMSGEKKVSEEEPGFLNVMSAMAIPVAAGAVGATVAYLTERNKKPSATKIPMVRQLLLDPIDDSAQTASIALAAAAAGSIAASAAFRARRDPVNGLFFGQWAPTFLAGSALARLVGHRGVNPTLPASVTSWGLTGAATGSILSSAIAHLRSTRHEGLFIGQWAPSLLAGALVARLFDRW; encoded by the coding sequence ATGCAAACCAGCACTGGCGAGCGCGCGGCTACCGGCGTCATCGCCTTTGACCACAGTATCGAGATTCCCGCGCCTGCTTCGGAGGTCTACCGCCGGTGGACCGACTTTGTGCGCTTCCCCGAATTTATGGACAACGTACAGGAGGTGCGACCGCTTGGCGGTGGACGCTATCACTGGGTCGCCCGCATCCTTGGCGCGAAACGGGAGTGGGACGCCGAGGTGACAGACCAGCTAGAGAACCATCACATCTCCTGGCGCAGTACCGACGGCGCGCCCAACAAAGGGACCGTGACGTTGCAGCCTTTGCCCAACAACCGGACAAAGGTGGGTTTGCGCATGGAGTATACCCCGCCTGGGGGCATTGTCGGCCATCAACTGGATAAGCTGACCCGTTCTACTCAGCGCGAAGTCAAGAAAGACCTGGAGAACTTCCGCCGTGTGATGAGCGGCGAGAAGAAAGTGAGTGAGGAGGAGCCAGGCTTTCTCAATGTGATGAGCGCGATGGCGATTCCAGTGGCGGCGGGCGCTGTTGGGGCTACGGTTGCGTATCTGACCGAGCGCAACAAAAAGCCCAGCGCCACCAAGATTCCGATGGTTCGCCAGCTCCTGTTAGACCCGATAGATGATTCTGCCCAAACCGCCAGCATTGCGCTGGCGGCAGCAGCCGCTGGCAGCATTGCCGCCTCGGCAGCCTTCCGCGCCCGGCGCGATCCGGTAAATGGCCTCTTTTTCGGGCAGTGGGCGCCCACGTTCCTGGCCGGGAGTGCGCTGGCGCGCCTGGTTGGGCATCGTGGCGTCAATCCGACACTTCCGGCCTCGGTGACAAGCTGGGGGCTTACCGGCGCGGCGACTGGCTCGATTCTGAGTTCCGCCATTGCGCACCTGCGCTCAACGCGCCATGAAGGGCTGTTTATCGGGCAGTGGGCGCCAAGCCTGCTGGCCGGGGCGCTGGTTGCCCGCCTCTTTGACCGCTGGTAG